In Streptomyces longhuiensis, the following proteins share a genomic window:
- a CDS encoding PLP-dependent aminotransferase family protein, which translates to MTSSGTNPRGAGPGADEGGVQQPSAAWELLLPAASAPARARGRGLQAALRDAVRSGRLAPGTRMPSSRDLAADLGVSRGLITEAYEQLTAEGYLRSGRGAGTWVGGAVRAAAAAGVRDLAPRPPGTRADFVAGSPDLSLFPRAAWAAAQRGVLAELPHHMLGYPDPRGIPRLRTALAELLARRRGVVADPERIIVCSGVAQAVTLLGFVLHARGERSVGVEDPGSPDLGPLFASAGVGTTALPLDREGPAIGPLWDSGVRSAVTTPSHQFPSGIAYSPARRAQLLDWARSVDGLVIEDDYDGDFRYDRAPVGALQGLDPEHVAYTGSVSKSLAPGLRLGWMVVPARLTDEVVERKRYMDLGNPALDQALLARFVERGDYDRQLRRCQRAYRERRDTLVTALHAHLPGAQVTGIAAGLHVIARLPERYGPQEELLERAAAAGVTVRPLTHYGTSDSDDGAVRLVLGYAHLPPARIAEGVRLLARAAHEGATRA; encoded by the coding sequence ATGACGTCATCGGGGACCAATCCGCGTGGGGCCGGTCCAGGCGCGGATGAAGGGGGTGTCCAACAGCCCTCCGCCGCATGGGAGTTACTTCTGCCCGCCGCGTCGGCGCCCGCACGCGCGCGTGGCCGTGGTCTCCAGGCGGCGCTGCGGGACGCCGTCAGGTCGGGGCGGCTCGCACCCGGGACACGCATGCCGTCGAGCCGCGATCTCGCGGCGGACCTGGGCGTCTCGCGCGGGCTGATCACCGAGGCGTACGAGCAGTTGACCGCCGAGGGATATCTGCGCAGCGGGCGCGGTGCGGGGACCTGGGTGGGCGGGGCCGTGCGCGCCGCGGCGGCGGCCGGTGTGCGGGACCTGGCGCCCCGTCCGCCGGGCACCCGGGCCGACTTCGTGGCGGGCAGCCCCGATCTGTCGCTGTTCCCGCGCGCCGCGTGGGCGGCGGCGCAGCGCGGTGTGCTGGCCGAACTGCCGCACCACATGCTCGGCTACCCGGACCCGCGCGGCATCCCCCGGCTGCGTACCGCGCTGGCCGAACTCCTCGCGCGGCGGCGGGGCGTGGTCGCCGATCCGGAGCGCATCATCGTCTGCTCCGGGGTGGCACAGGCGGTGACACTGCTCGGATTCGTGCTGCACGCGCGCGGGGAGCGGTCCGTGGGCGTCGAGGACCCGGGGAGCCCCGACCTGGGTCCGCTGTTCGCCTCGGCCGGTGTCGGCACGACCGCGCTCCCGCTGGACCGCGAGGGGCCGGCCATCGGGCCGCTGTGGGACTCGGGTGTGCGCTCCGCGGTGACGACGCCCTCCCACCAGTTCCCCTCGGGCATCGCCTATTCACCGGCGCGCCGCGCTCAACTCCTCGACTGGGCACGGTCGGTGGACGGTCTCGTCATCGAGGACGACTATGACGGCGACTTCCGCTACGACCGCGCGCCGGTGGGAGCGCTTCAGGGTCTCGACCCCGAGCATGTCGCGTACACGGGATCGGTGAGCAAGTCGCTCGCTCCCGGGCTGCGGCTCGGCTGGATGGTCGTGCCCGCGCGGCTGACCGACGAGGTCGTCGAGCGCAAGCGCTACATGGATCTCGGCAATCCGGCCCTCGACCAGGCGCTCCTGGCCCGTTTCGTCGAGCGCGGCGACTACGACCGTCAGCTGCGGCGCTGCCAGCGCGCGTACCGAGAGCGCCGCGACACCCTCGTGACCGCGCTCCACGCGCATCTGCCGGGCGCTCAGGTGACGGGGATCGCCGCCGGACTGCATGTCATCGCCCGCCTCCCCGAGCGCTACGGGCCGCAGGAGGAGCTCCTCGAACGGGCCGCGGCGGCCGGGGTCACCGTCCGTCCGCTGACCCACTACGGCACCTCGGACAGCGACGACGGCGCAGTGCGCCTCGTCCTCGGCTACGCCCATCTGCCGCCGGCCCGGATCGCGGAAGGCGTACGTCTCCTGGCGCGCGCGGCCCATGAGGGGGCCACGCGCGCGTGA
- a CDS encoding alkaline phosphatase D family protein, giving the protein MSHRPPSSLPGRRGVLRGSLAASAALALPAVGAAAAPAFALSGRPKAAWGVQAGDVGAHSGLIWTRSDRPARMIVETSATESFRRATKWHGPLIGAGTDFTGTTRLRGLPPGEQIHYRVVLADPDDPRRTGEPVTGTFRTTPVGRRDGVRFLWSGDIAGQGWGINPDLGGYRVYEDMRALNPDFFLCSGDNIYADGPILPSVTLPDGRVWRNVTTEEKSKVAETLAEFRGAFRYNLLDENLRRFNAQVPSIVQWDDHEVHNNWYPGQILDDARYTEKDTDVLAARSLRAFSEYFPVSTLPPGDDEGRVYRVLRQGPLLDVFVLDMRSYRNANSPGRQPDDATGILGARQLAWLKRELSRSRAVWKVIASDMPLGLVVADGKANFEAVAQSDPGAPLGRELQIAELLRHIKHDRITGTLWLTADVHYTSAQHYDPSRAAFQDFEPFWEFVSGPLAAGGFQAVKLDATFGPEQSFIKAPNRANTSPMETPQYFGEVDIDGGSGELTVRLRQQGGDVLFSQVLQPGRVGQ; this is encoded by the coding sequence ATGTCACACCGTCCGCCGAGTTCTCTGCCCGGCCGCCGCGGGGTGCTGCGCGGTTCGCTCGCCGCCTCGGCCGCGCTGGCCCTGCCCGCCGTGGGCGCGGCCGCCGCGCCGGCCTTCGCCCTGTCGGGTCGCCCGAAGGCGGCGTGGGGTGTCCAGGCAGGCGACGTCGGGGCACACTCGGGGCTGATCTGGACACGCTCCGACCGCCCCGCCCGCATGATCGTGGAGACCTCCGCGACGGAGTCGTTCCGCCGGGCCACCAAGTGGCACGGGCCGCTGATCGGCGCGGGCACGGACTTCACGGGCACCACCCGCCTGCGCGGCCTGCCGCCGGGCGAGCAGATCCACTACCGCGTGGTGCTCGCCGACCCCGACGACCCCCGCCGCACGGGCGAACCCGTCACCGGCACGTTCCGCACCACCCCCGTGGGCCGCCGCGACGGGGTGCGCTTCCTGTGGTCGGGCGACATCGCGGGCCAGGGCTGGGGCATCAACCCGGACCTCGGCGGCTACCGCGTGTACGAGGACATGCGCGCCCTGAACCCCGACTTCTTCCTGTGCAGCGGCGACAACATCTACGCCGACGGCCCGATCCTGCCCAGCGTCACGCTGCCGGACGGCCGCGTGTGGCGGAACGTCACGACCGAGGAGAAGTCCAAGGTCGCCGAGACGCTGGCCGAGTTCCGCGGCGCGTTCCGCTACAACCTCCTCGACGAGAACCTGCGCCGCTTCAACGCGCAGGTGCCGTCGATCGTCCAGTGGGACGACCACGAGGTGCACAACAACTGGTACCCGGGCCAGATCCTGGACGACGCCCGCTACACGGAGAAGGACACGGACGTCCTCGCCGCGCGCTCCCTGCGGGCGTTCAGCGAGTACTTCCCCGTGTCCACACTGCCGCCGGGCGACGACGAGGGGCGCGTGTACCGGGTCCTGAGGCAGGGGCCCCTGCTCGACGTGTTCGTGCTCGACATGCGCTCGTACCGCAACGCCAACTCCCCGGGCCGGCAGCCCGACGACGCGACCGGGATCCTCGGCGCGCGGCAGCTGGCCTGGCTGAAGCGTGAGCTGTCGCGGTCACGGGCCGTCTGGAAGGTGATCGCCTCCGACATGCCGCTCGGCCTGGTCGTGGCCGACGGCAAGGCGAACTTCGAGGCCGTCGCCCAGAGCGATCCGGGAGCGCCGCTCGGCCGCGAGCTGCAGATCGCGGAGCTGCTGCGCCACATCAAGCACGACCGGATCACGGGCACGCTGTGGCTCACGGCGGACGTCCACTACACGTCGGCGCAGCACTACGACCCGTCGCGCGCCGCGTTCCAGGACTTCGAGCCGTTCTGGGAGTTCGTCTCCGGACCGCTGGCGGCGGGCGGTTTCCAGGCGGTGAAGCTGGACGCCACCTTCGGCCCCGAGCAGAGCTTCATCAAGGCGCCGAACCGGGCCAACACGTCCCCGATGGAGACCCCGCAGTACTTCGGCGAGGTCGACATCGACGGCGGCAGCGGCGAGCTGACGGTACGGCTGCGGCAGCAGGGCGGCGACGTGCTGTTCTCCCAGGTGCTCCAGCCGGGGCGAGTGGGGCAGTAG
- a CDS encoding GNAT family N-acetyltransferase: MSDVRRTRNGRPVHHWRRDVVELAALFTAVAVADAVANLVGHGPDGPVLLAVSAVVLLATAGFHTWWARRHNHAPPTGDTDARRLPTERAGQSEQPDTEVPADAGPQATDQATATALWRMRTTVRDEPGSLASLCTALAPLRVDILSLQTHPLGEGTVDEFLLRAPQELPAAELSRVVSRAGGSGTWIERADAHDLVDAPTRILGLATRTALDAAELPLALRQLLGRCTIRSLPATTTSGRRTESAPVEGALEGTVIRLRAPEGGVITVERPYLPFTPTEFARARALVELDARLGPRIPRSQDVLTLPEGRAITVRRADSNDVEAAKAMQERCSRATLSKRYHGPVGDADRYLNHLLSPRFGRTLAAQTASGRIVALGHLLWDGDETEIALLVEDDWQRRGIGTELLGRLVAMAVEAGCESVYAVTQASNTGMVAAMRGLGLPLDYQIEEGTLVITARLETAPVRSRLPYEGPHGAYEQAEQR, encoded by the coding sequence ATGTCTGATGTGAGGCGGACCAGGAACGGCCGCCCCGTCCACCACTGGCGGCGCGACGTCGTCGAGCTCGCCGCCCTGTTCACGGCCGTGGCCGTCGCGGACGCCGTGGCGAACCTCGTCGGCCACGGCCCCGACGGCCCCGTGCTGCTCGCCGTCTCGGCCGTGGTGCTGCTCGCCACCGCCGGATTCCACACATGGTGGGCACGACGCCACAACCACGCACCCCCGACAGGCGATACCGACGCCCGGCGGCTCCCCACGGAGCGCGCCGGGCAGTCGGAACAGCCCGACACAGAGGTCCCCGCGGACGCCGGCCCGCAGGCGACGGACCAGGCCACGGCCACCGCGCTCTGGCGCATGCGGACGACGGTCCGTGACGAGCCGGGGTCGCTCGCGTCGCTGTGCACGGCGCTCGCCCCGCTGCGCGTCGACATCCTGAGCCTCCAGACGCACCCCCTGGGCGAGGGCACCGTGGACGAGTTCCTGCTGCGCGCGCCGCAGGAGTTGCCCGCCGCCGAACTCAGCCGGGTCGTGTCCCGGGCCGGCGGCTCCGGCACCTGGATCGAGCGGGCCGACGCCCACGACCTCGTGGACGCACCCACCCGCATCCTCGGTCTCGCCACACGCACGGCCCTGGACGCCGCCGAACTCCCGCTGGCGCTGCGCCAGTTGCTCGGACGGTGCACCATCAGGTCACTGCCGGCCACGACGACGAGCGGCCGAAGGACGGAGAGCGCGCCGGTGGAGGGGGCGCTCGAAGGGACCGTGATCCGGCTCCGGGCCCCCGAGGGCGGCGTGATCACCGTGGAGCGGCCGTACCTGCCCTTCACGCCCACCGAGTTCGCGCGCGCCCGCGCTCTGGTCGAACTCGACGCGCGGCTCGGCCCGCGCATCCCGCGCAGCCAGGACGTCCTGACGCTCCCCGAGGGCAGGGCGATCACCGTGCGCCGGGCCGACTCGAACGACGTGGAGGCGGCCAAGGCGATGCAGGAGCGCTGCTCCCGCGCGACGCTGAGCAAGCGGTACCACGGGCCCGTCGGCGACGCGGACCGCTACCTCAACCACCTGCTCAGCCCCCGCTTCGGCCGCACGCTCGCCGCACAGACCGCGTCGGGCCGGATCGTCGCCCTCGGGCATCTGCTGTGGGACGGCGACGAGACGGAGATCGCGCTGCTCGTCGAGGACGACTGGCAGCGCCGCGGGATCGGCACCGAGCTGCTCGGCCGCCTGGTGGCGATGGCGGTCGAGGCGGGCTGCGAGAGCGTGTACGCGGTCACGCAGGCGTCCAACACCGGGATGGTCGCCGCGATGCGCGGCCTCGGTCTGCCCCTCGACTACCAGATCGAGGAGGGCACGCTGGTGATCACGGCTCGTCTGGAGACGGCCCCGGTCAGGTCGCGGCTGCCGTACGAGGGACCCCACGGGGCGTACGAGCAGGCCGAACAGCGCTGA
- a CDS encoding trans-sulfuration enzyme family protein: MDNDLYAGTRPGPAHRRALATEAVHAGRDDLAGLGLHAPPIDLSTTYPSYDSRGEAARIDAFAADGVVDEGPPVYARLGNPTVGRFETALARLEGTESAVAFASGMAALTAVLLVRNGAGLRHVVAVRPLYGCSDHLLTAGALGTEVTWVDPAGIADAIRPDTGLVMVESPANPTLAELDLRAVAHSCGTVPLLADNTFATPVLQRPVEHGARLVLHSATKFLGGHGDVMGGVVACDEAFARQLRQVRFATGGVLHPLAGYLLLRGLATLPVRVRAASATAAELAARLSRDPRVARVHYPRIGGAMVAFETVGDPHEVIRTVRLVTPAVSLGSVDSLIQHPASISHRIVDAGDRRSAGVSDRLLRLSVGLEDVEDLWADLDQALGEPGGGAGRVTAARLRVPE, from the coding sequence ATGGACAACGACCTGTACGCAGGGACGCGCCCGGGCCCCGCCCACCGGCGGGCCCTGGCCACCGAAGCCGTGCACGCCGGCCGCGACGACCTCGCCGGACTCGGGCTGCACGCCCCGCCCATCGACCTGTCCACGACCTACCCGTCGTACGACAGCCGCGGCGAGGCCGCCCGCATCGACGCGTTCGCGGCGGACGGCGTCGTCGACGAGGGCCCGCCGGTGTACGCCAGGCTCGGCAACCCGACCGTCGGCCGCTTCGAGACCGCGCTCGCCCGGCTCGAAGGCACCGAGAGCGCGGTCGCCTTCGCGAGCGGCATGGCCGCGCTGACCGCGGTGCTGCTGGTACGGAACGGCGCCGGGCTGCGCCATGTCGTCGCCGTGCGGCCGCTGTACGGATGCAGCGACCACCTGCTCACCGCCGGGGCGCTCGGTACGGAGGTGACCTGGGTCGATCCGGCGGGCATCGCGGACGCGATCCGGCCCGACACCGGGCTCGTGATGGTGGAGTCACCCGCCAATCCGACGCTCGCCGAACTCGATCTGCGGGCCGTGGCCCACTCCTGCGGAACGGTCCCGCTCCTCGCGGACAACACCTTCGCCACGCCGGTGCTCCAGCGGCCCGTCGAGCACGGCGCGCGGCTGGTGCTGCACAGCGCGACCAAGTTCCTCGGCGGGCACGGGGACGTCATGGGCGGGGTCGTGGCCTGCGACGAGGCGTTCGCGCGGCAGCTGCGTCAGGTGCGGTTCGCGACGGGCGGCGTGCTGCATCCGCTCGCCGGCTATCTGCTGCTGCGCGGCCTCGCGACGCTGCCGGTGCGCGTGCGGGCCGCGTCGGCGACGGCGGCCGAACTGGCGGCGCGGCTGTCCCGGGACCCGCGCGTCGCGCGCGTGCACTATCCGCGGATCGGCGGCGCGATGGTCGCCTTCGAGACCGTGGGCGACCCCCACGAGGTGATCCGAACGGTCCGGCTGGTCACCCCCGCGGTGAGTCTCGGCAGCGTCGACTCGCTCATCCAGCACCCGGCGTCCATCAGCCACCGCATCGTCGACGCCGGCGACCGCAGGTCGGCCGGGGTGAGCGACCGGCTGCTGCGGCTGTCGGTGGGTCTGGAGGACGTCGAGGACCTGTGGGCGGACCTGGACCAGGCGCTGGGGGAGCCGGGTGGTGGCGCGGGGCGTGTGACCGCGGCGCGCCTGCGGGTGCCTGAGTGA
- a CDS encoding Lrp/AsnC family transcriptional regulator, which produces MADSVVLDPVDLHILRLLQNDARITYRDLAVQVGVAPSTCLDRVTRLRRSGVILGHQLRLDPAKLGRGLQALLSVQVRPHRRELVGPFVERIRALPEARSVFHLTGPDDYLVHVAVRDTADLQRLVLDEFTARREVARVETRLIFQQWECGPLLPPSDAVGES; this is translated from the coding sequence ATGGCCGATTCCGTCGTACTCGATCCGGTTGATCTGCACATACTGCGCCTCCTCCAGAACGATGCCCGCATCACCTACCGGGACCTCGCCGTGCAGGTCGGTGTCGCACCGTCCACCTGCCTCGACCGCGTGACCCGGCTGCGCCGGTCCGGCGTGATCCTCGGGCATCAGCTGCGCCTCGACCCCGCGAAGCTGGGCCGCGGGCTCCAGGCGCTGCTCTCGGTGCAGGTGCGGCCGCACCGGCGCGAGCTGGTCGGCCCGTTCGTGGAGCGGATCCGGGCGCTGCCGGAGGCGCGGTCCGTCTTCCATCTGACGGGCCCCGACGACTACTTGGTGCATGTCGCCGTCCGCGACACCGCCGATCTCCAGCGGCTCGTCCTCGACGAGTTCACCGCACGCCGCGAGGTGGCGCGCGTCGAGACGCGGCTGATATTCCAGCAGTGGGAGTGCGGCCCGCTCCTGCCCCCGTCGGACGCCGTCGGCGAATCCTGA
- a CDS encoding DUF885 domain-containing protein, whose translation MSDSSATAAAVTGPLPREVADTYVDELIALDPVTGTYLGVPESHSKLPDLSPAGLEALADLARATLARLDEAERRSGADSAIERRCGRLLRERLTAELAVHDAEENLRAVTNLGGPVHNVREVFTLTPTATDADWAAVAERLRAVPGALAGYRETLSLGLEKKLHGGPRPTATFIEQLTEWAGEGRGWFEDFTADGPDALRAELDAAGAAATAAVVELRDWVRDVYASAIEGSPDTVGRERYARWSRYYNGTDLDLDEAYGYGWAEYHRLLGEMRTEAEKILPGAATPWVALAHLDEHGTHIEGVEEVQRWLQSLMDEAIEALDGTHFELAERVRKVESRIAPAGSAAAPYYTAPSEDFSRPGRTWLPTMGQTRFPVYDLVSTWYHEGVPGHHLQLAQWTHVADSLSRYQASIGMVSANAEGWALYAERLMDELGFLTDAEQRLGYLDAQMMRAARVIVDIGMHLELEIPADSPFHPGERWTPDLAQEFFGAHSSRPADFVESELTRYLSIPGQAIGYKLGERAWLLGRANARARHGDAFDAKAWHMAALSQGSLGLDDLVDELSRL comes from the coding sequence ATGTCAGATTCGTCAGCCACAGCAGCAGCCGTCACCGGACCGCTCCCGCGCGAGGTCGCCGACACCTACGTCGACGAGCTCATCGCCCTCGACCCCGTCACCGGCACCTACCTCGGCGTGCCCGAGAGCCACAGCAAGCTGCCCGACCTCTCACCCGCCGGTCTGGAGGCCCTCGCCGATCTCGCGCGGGCGACCCTCGCGCGGCTCGACGAGGCCGAGCGCAGGTCCGGCGCCGACAGTGCGATCGAGCGCCGCTGCGGACGGCTCCTGCGGGAGCGGCTCACGGCCGAACTCGCCGTGCACGACGCGGAGGAGAACCTTCGGGCCGTCACCAACCTGGGCGGGCCCGTGCACAACGTGCGGGAGGTCTTCACCCTCACGCCGACCGCGACGGACGCGGACTGGGCGGCCGTCGCCGAGCGGCTGCGCGCCGTGCCGGGGGCGCTCGCCGGATACCGCGAGACGCTGTCGCTGGGCCTGGAGAAGAAGCTCCACGGGGGACCGCGCCCCACCGCCACGTTCATCGAGCAGCTCACCGAGTGGGCGGGCGAAGGGCGCGGCTGGTTCGAGGACTTCACCGCGGACGGGCCCGACGCGCTGCGCGCCGAGCTGGACGCGGCGGGTGCCGCCGCCACGGCCGCGGTGGTCGAGCTGCGCGACTGGGTGCGCGACGTGTACGCGTCCGCGATCGAGGGCTCGCCCGACACGGTGGGCCGTGAGCGGTACGCCCGCTGGTCGCGCTACTACAACGGCACGGACCTCGACCTGGACGAGGCGTACGGATACGGCTGGGCGGAGTACCACCGCCTGCTCGGCGAGATGAGGACCGAGGCGGAGAAGATCCTCCCCGGGGCGGCGACGCCGTGGGTGGCGCTCGCGCACCTCGACGAGCACGGCACGCACATCGAGGGCGTGGAGGAGGTGCAGCGCTGGCTCCAGAGCCTGATGGACGAGGCGATCGAGGCCCTCGACGGCACCCACTTCGAGCTCGCGGAGCGGGTACGGAAGGTGGAGTCCCGGATCGCCCCGGCCGGCAGCGCCGCGGCGCCCTACTACACGGCGCCGTCCGAGGACTTCTCGCGGCCGGGGCGCACCTGGCTGCCGACGATGGGCCAGACCCGGTTCCCCGTCTACGACCTGGTCTCCACCTGGTACCACGAGGGCGTGCCAGGCCACCATCTCCAGCTCGCGCAGTGGACGCACGTCGCGGACAGCCTCTCCCGCTACCAGGCGAGCATCGGCATGGTGAGCGCCAACGCCGAGGGGTGGGCGCTGTACGCGGAGCGCCTGATGGACGAGCTGGGCTTCCTCACGGACGCCGAGCAGCGGCTCGGGTATCTGGACGCGCAGATGATGCGCGCGGCCCGGGTCATCGTCGACATCGGTATGCATCTGGAGCTGGAGATTCCGGCGGACTCGCCGTTCCATCCGGGCGAGCGGTGGACGCCCGACCTCGCGCAGGAGTTCTTCGGGGCGCACAGCAGCCGGCCCGCGGACTTCGTGGAGAGCGAGCTGACCCGCTACCTGTCCATCCCCGGGCAGGCGATCGGCTACAAGCTGGGCGAGCGCGCGTGGCTGCTCGGCCGGGCCAACGCGCGGGCCAGGCACGGGGACGCGTTCGACGCGAAGGCCTGGCACATGGCGGCTCTCTCGCAGGGGTCGCTCGGCCTCGACGACCTGGTGGACGAGCTGTCCCGGCTGTGA
- a CDS encoding rhodanese-like domain-containing protein, translating into MTATTTVTPNAVLRVPPASPAAAAAHFGASLAFHADVSDVASALAADGDPGFVVVDTRSTASWDQGHVPGAVHLPTALIAEQAGQLLDKAVPVVTYCWGPGCNGATRAALALAELGFRVKEMLGGFEYWAREGFAYETWEGPARRDADPLTAPVDADDCGC; encoded by the coding sequence ATGACCGCGACCACCACCGTCACCCCCAACGCCGTGCTCCGTGTGCCCCCGGCGTCCCCCGCCGCGGCCGCCGCCCACTTCGGCGCGAGCCTCGCCTTCCACGCCGACGTGTCCGACGTCGCCTCGGCGCTCGCCGCCGACGGGGACCCGGGCTTCGTCGTCGTCGACACCCGCTCCACCGCCTCGTGGGACCAGGGACACGTGCCCGGCGCCGTCCACCTGCCCACCGCGCTCATCGCCGAGCAGGCCGGGCAGCTCCTCGACAAGGCGGTGCCCGTCGTCACGTACTGCTGGGGCCCGGGCTGCAACGGGGCCACGCGCGCTGCCCTCGCCCTCGCCGAACTCGGCTTCCGGGTCAAGGAGATGCTCGGCGGCTTCGAGTACTGGGCGCGGGAGGGCTTCGCGTACGAGACGTGGGAGGGGCCCGCGCGGCGCGACGCCGACCCGCTGACGGCGCCCGTCGACGCGGACGACTGCGGCTGCTGA
- a CDS encoding Lrp/AsnC family transcriptional regulator — protein sequence MTGESPYTPDATDWRILDVLQREGRASYAELARAVSMSASAVTERVKRLEEAGVIAGYAAVVVPERIGLPILAFVRLRYPNGHYKPFHDLVEVTPEILEAHHVTGDDCFVIKVAARSMKHLEEVSGRIGALGSVTTSVVYSSPLPRRPLGH from the coding sequence ATGACCGGTGAATCCCCGTACACCCCCGATGCCACCGACTGGCGCATCCTCGACGTCCTCCAGCGCGAGGGCCGGGCGAGCTACGCCGAGCTCGCGCGGGCCGTCTCCATGTCCGCGAGCGCCGTCACCGAGCGGGTGAAGCGCCTCGAGGAGGCCGGGGTGATCGCGGGGTACGCGGCGGTGGTCGTCCCCGAGCGGATCGGTCTGCCCATCCTGGCGTTCGTACGGCTGCGCTATCCGAACGGTCACTACAAGCCGTTCCACGACCTCGTCGAGGTGACGCCGGAGATCCTGGAGGCGCACCACGTCACCGGCGACGACTGCTTCGTCATCAAGGTCGCGGCGCGCTCGATGAAGCACCTGGAGGAGGTCTCCGGCCGGATCGGCGCGCTCGGCTCGGTGACGACCAGCGTGGTCTACTCGTCCCCGCTCCCCCGGCGACCGCTCGGCCACTGA